The genomic segment AgccatgtcatattaaaatgagcagCTGTGACTGGGAGATAGTCCCAGCACAGAATGGAAAAGGGCAGGACCTGATGCTGAGCTTCAGGCAGAAATCAGGCTGTTTTGCCTGGAAAATGGGGTAATTTCACTGGCTTGGAGTGGAGGTTTGGAgattgggggggagggggggagtaTTTTTAACCCCGTTTCTCTGTTCTGGGCAAGCTGTTGCATTCTTCTTAACATCCTTTTTCACATGAAAGGCAGGTTGCCAACACTCTTTCTCACCAGCCTTGGCTTTGGTCTTCTCCTCCCACAGATGCCCCTGTGCACCCTCCTGTGTCAGACACTCACCCCTATGAGAACCTGGACATCCGAAACATGCCCCCCGACATGGGCTTTAGCTGCCAGATGGTGAATGGGGTGGTCCACATCTACACCAAAACCAGCCCCATGGACAAGTGAGCATCTCTCAAGAGCACCAGTAAAGGCTGCAGGAGCCCATGTAGCATTCTAGAAGCTGATCAGTTCAGCAGTCTGACACTTTTAAGAAGGAGTCTGTTTCTTGGCTTGATCCAGACACCCACAAATCTCTGTGTAGAAAAGGGTCTCTTGATTTCGATTTCTTCCTTGTTTCACAGTTCCATTGTGGGCTGAGAAGCAGTTGAACTTCATTGATGGGGATCCCGTTTTTCAAATGGGTACAGCCATCCCCTGGTTTATGCAGGTtacagtgggtatagaaagtcaccatCCCCTTTCACAATTTGTACCTTTTGTTGtagctctgaaaataaaaacgaattAAATTAGGCTTGTTCCATTTTTGTTAACACACAGTAACCCATATTAGCAAAGTGAAAGaattctaaaacattctgaaaattaattaatataacaACTAAGTAACTAAGTTAATTAAGTAACTAAAACACCTTATTTGGTTGAGtgaacaaccccccccccccaccttacAATTACATTTGTGAACTTGCTAAGGTATAACCAATCACCTTACAGATCACACAACAACTTAATTGGCTCCCACCTGTGATCAGTTGTGGTGGTTTTGATTAGTTCAGTataaaagcagctgtttctAGAGGATTCCACTGCTTGGAAGAGCATTTCAAAGCAACGAATCCACTATGGGCGGAAAGGTGCTTTCAAACGAAGTTTGAGATAAAGTTGTGGGAAGGTACAAGTCAGGAGATGGgtataaaaagatttcaaaggctATAAGTATCCCATGAAGCACAGTCAAgaccatcattaagaagtggaagacaAATGGCACCACCCAGACCTTGCCTAGATCAGGCCATCCCTCCAAACTGGATGACCGAGCAAGaaggagactgatcagagaggctaccaagaggccgATGGCAACTTTGAATGAGCTACAGGCTTGTATGGCAAAGACTGGTCATTGTGTGAATGTGACAACAATATCACAAGTGCTCCAAAAATCTAGCGTGTATGGGAGTTTGGCAAGAAAAAAGCCACTCCTTAAAAGAAGCCACATCAAGTCTTGTTTATGTTTTGCTAAAAGCACCTTAAAGATTTTGTGGCCAAGTGGCAAAAGGtgctgtggtcagatgagaccaaagTCAAACTTTTTGGCCGGAATGCAAAATGGTATTTCTGAGGAAAACCCAATGCATCTTACCATCCAAAGACACCATTCctacagtaaagcacagtgatGGCAGCGTTCTGTTATGGGGGTGTTTCTCTTAATCTGGGACTGGGGCACTTGTCAGGATAGAAGGGAAGATGGATGATGCAAAATACAGGCAAATTCTTGAAGAAAACCGGCAGCCCTCAGCCAGGAAGTTGAAAATGGGAAAATGGTTCACCTTTCAACATGACAGTGACCCAAAGCACACCGTCAAGCAGTGGCTGAATGACAGgaaggtgaatgtccttgagtggcctagtcagagccccgACCTAAATCCCATCGAAAATCTTTGGAATGATTTGAAGAGGGCAGTCCATCAACATCACCACGCAGTTTGACTCAGCTTGAACAATTCTGTAGGTGTCCAAATAGACTCAAggctgtaattcaagcaaaaggtGCTCCCACCAAGTATTAACTCAGGGGGGTGTTCTCTTATTCAACCCAGTTAttcaacttttttatttttaattttttttccagaaacgtTACTTTTTTTTCGCTTGAATGTTGCAAGGTACAATTTGTAAATATGGGAAAAAAACTGGAAAAGGTCTGATTTTGTCATCTTTCTGGACTTTAGGGCAACAAaaggtgaacattttgaaagggggtggtgactttctatcCCCACTGTATGTGTTCCTCAAAAACGTTAATGTTAAATTTCATATAAGGAAAATGAAATTCCCAGTACTTTGCAGCTTGCGACTTGTTTCCTAGTTTTATATAATTTCCCAGTTCTACTCAAGTACATTAAGAGTTCTGAATTGTCACAACAAGAGCACTATTGTGCACATTTAACTTACTACAGTagttaagacaaaatatatagCAGTTGTAAACTGTTGAACTTGCACAGCTAAGCTCAAGGCAATGCGGATGTCTTTCAACTGCTCgcctttttcagtcatttctATTGCTTTAGGTTTTACAGCCCAatgctttcttcttcttttactGTTGTAACACTGAAGCCCcagtaacatattttaaaagtaaggaGAATGTTAAACGATGAAAGTCCCTAAGTAAGTTAGATCACAAGGCAAGTGCCTACACTGTAGCAAAGGTggctttgtactgtacagtatttaaaaacccgaattaaaatacacactttgttTGGCGAACATTGATAATGGATTGTTCGTATAGCGAGTTGTGTGTATCTACACTTGGAGCAGGACTCCCCAGTCCCAGTTAACTGTGCGCTTAATTGACCTGATTAGTCACAACTGTTGCATTGATTTCAGCTCCTAAACTATTTTACACTAATTTCAAATTCAGCTCTTAAACTTTATAGATAACTTAAATTCTGCTTTaatgtttttgctttaaaaataatgacaagCATTTCACAAGAAAGTTATTAGTAACTTTAAGTGTTTAATTTTATCAGCAATGCATAGGTGAGATCTAAAGCCCTGATGTTTTACTCTGGTTTATGTCTGTGCATGGAGGAGGAATCAGGTGGCTCGCTTGGGCAGGCTGAGCCCTGGGCCCTGTGGGTAAAGCTGTCTCTCTGTTCCTAGGAACACAGAACTGGATCTGCCCTACCCAGACCTGCAGGAGTACATCGCTGACATGAACTTCCTGATGGCCCTCATCATCAATGGCCCCGTGTGAGTGTGACTGGAGGCTCTGGAGGAGAGAGGGGCATGGGGAGGGGCGGCACAGAGCTGTCCCACTCCTGTGTTGTCCCTATGGCCAAAGAGTTGAAGCCACCCAGTAGAATTTGCAGGCATTTCTAGTATCTGCAGAATTAGCTGGAAATCTTCAAGGAAACCTTTTTGCAATAATTTGACCTAATCAGTGCTGGCAGGCCTGTTTGTAACTGGGAATGTTGCGGGGTAGAATAGCTTTTCTCTGGGGAGGAATGTTTGAGTCTATGCTTGCTTCCTGTCTACTACTGCCGTCTACAGGAAGTCGTTCTGCTACCGACGGCTGCAGTACCTCAGCTCCAAGTTCCAGATGCACATCCTGCTCAATGAGATGAAGGAGCTGGCCGCACAGAAGAAAGTCCCGCACCGCGACTTCTACAACATCCGTAAGGTGAGCGCCTGTCTGCTGTCCAGCAGGGTCTCGGTTTCTGGTTTCTGGTCTTACAGTAGGTACCTACAGGCAGGAGCTACAGGTCCTGGTGGTATTGATGGTGATAAGATAGATAATGGCTGATTCAACGAATTATCTGAGAGCTGGGTTGGGTATTAAAACCACTTGGGGATCTCTAGCACCAAGTTTGTCTCTTCTGCATCATGCGCACCGTGGTGTTCACATGTTCTACATTCTGTGAGTTTCTTAACCAGGTAGGTTAGTGCCAGTTAAGGAAGTGGTAAGTGTCCCGCTGTCCAGACTCTTCCTGCACCACAGGGCACTGCTGTGTATAGGAAGGTATTGGTTTTTCCTTGCCCCTGCTGTGCAGCACTCACCCCCACAGCTCTCTTGCCCCCCTTGCAGGTGGACACACACATCCACGCCTCATCCTGCATGAACCAGAAGCACCTGCTGCGCTTCATCAAGAGGGCCATGAAGAAGTACCCGGGCGAGATCGTGCACGTGGAGAAGGGCAAGGGCCAGACGCTCATGGAGGTCTTCGAGACCATGAACCTCACGGCCTACGACCTCAGTGTGGACACCCTGGACATGCACGCTGTAAGGatgtcagggggtcaggggttAATTTCTTGTGTGGAATCAGTATTGTTACTTACTTCTCTGCTTCCACGTTTGTTTAAACGCCAGTAGTGCATTTTGTCTTGTGTGTCCTTCTGTGTTCTGCAACACTTCACACTTCTACAGACATTGTGAGCTGGAGGGAGCCACTCTGTTACCCATCTGCCACATGAAATCTGCATcattctttccttttttgtttgccggtgaaatacattgaattattttctgttttttttttttaccccacTGTCTCTCAGGACCGAAACACCTTCCACcgttttgacaagttcaacgcCAAGTACAACCCCATTGGGGAGTCCATCCTGCGGGAGATCTTCATCAAGACAGACAACCATGTAGAGGGGAAGTACTTTGGGCACATCATCAAGGTATGGCCCTGCTTGCCTGATGACATTTAGGGTGCCAAGAACCTGTTTTTTATAGTCAAGAAGCACAAAATGGAGCAGGCTCAGACATAGCAGGAGCTTTGTACAGATCACATTTTGGAGCCACTCATGCAGAAATCCGTATAATTCCTAAggattcacaaactttttctcgcAACTGTATGTCAAAATACTGTGGGAACAGTGGATAggtctgttttgtttgtatgctgatttctctctctccatctctccgTTCTGCTCCCCCTTCCTTTCTCTCCCCTTCTCTTGGCTGCTCTGCTGCCCAGGAGGTGATGGCTGACCTAGAGGAGAGTAAATACCAGAATGTGGAGCTGCGTCTGTCCATCTACGGCCGCTCCCGGGACGAGTGGGACAAGCTGGCGCAGTGGGCAGTGAAGTACAAGGTCTACTCTGACAACGTGCGCTGGCTGGTGCAGGTTCCTCGGCTCTTGTGAGTCCATGAGTCCATTGTGCTTCCAGGTCAGGAGTCGTGTGATCTGGTGTGTGTTTGACAAACTCAGCTGGGATGAACCAACCTACTAGGACCCAGTTTCACAAAGACCTGCAGCAGCCTGCAGGATACAGCTCAATATATGAGAGAAACAAATCCCAATTTGAACAGATAAACTGTTGTTTTGTGCAAATGCACCATCCTGCTGGAAATACTGTTTCTTGATAGGAGAAGTCTGTCTGCATATCActatatctgttcttttagtaTGAAGAAAATATAGCCATACCCATGGTTCTTCTCTGACcatctcatactgtatgttcgcTGTATATTTTGGGCATGTCTGTTGTGTATGCTGTTCAGTGGCATCAGTTTTGTGGGGCAGTATCTAGTTCCCCTTTTGCACTCTGACCTTTGCTCCCTGTATGATCTATCCTCAGCGATGTCTACCACACCAAGAAGCAGCTAGCCAACTTCCAGGAGATGCTGGAAAACATCTTCCTGCCACTATTCGAGGTCACGGTGAACCCGCGCAGCCACCCTGAGCTGCACCTCTTCCTGCAACATGTGAGTAAGCTGGAGCTGCCTGGGATCCTGGGCACCCAGCCCTTCACACTGTCCAGGGTTCTAAACACCCAGCCCTTCACACTGTCCAGGGTTCTAAACACCCAGCCCTTCACACTGTCCAGGGTTCTAAACACCCCAGCCCTTCACACTGTCCAGGGTCCCGCACACCACAGCCCTTCACACTGTCCAGGGTTCTAAACACCACAGCCTTCACACTGTCCAGGGTTCTAAACACCCCAGCCCTTCACACTGTCCAGGGTCCCGCACACCACAGCCTTCACACTGTCCAGGGTTCTAAACACCCCAGCTCTTCACACTGTCCAGGGTTCTAAACACCCCAGCTCTTCACACTGTCCAGGGTTCTAAACACCCCACAGCCTTCACACTGTCCAGGGTCCCGCACACCACAGCCTTCACACTGTCCAGAGTCCCGCACACCACAGCCTTCACACTGTCCAGGGTCCCGCACACCACAGCCTTCACACTGTCCAGAGTCCCGCACACCAAACCCTTCACACTGTCCAGGGTCCCACACACCActgaaaatggtttttaaatgaTCATGCATTTTCGGCCAgagtagggttagggttagaagaaCCGTTAAATGTTGACTGCACCTATGCTTCTAATTGCGCTTTAAATGATCAAATTAAGAGAGTTTGCACAGTAGATCTTGTTATCTTAAAGGTTTTGATCTGGCTCATTTATTGGAtacaattactgtacagtaccttataCAAAATGAGCAGGAAAAAGTGTTGGAAAAAACAAGTTGAAGATAGGGGCAAATTATAAGTTGTCCTAATGTTCACTTGTGCCCCCAAATCCAGCACCGATTGTAAAAAATGTCTAAGTGGTGTGGGaatgttaaccctaaccctaggcgGGGTCTCAAAAGAGCAAATCTGTTATCTGTCTCTGAAGCCCtcaaatcatgagatttgaaaatggttctcaaactttatAATATGAGTCTAAAATGATCAAAACCAAGGAACACTCTTCatggaaatgtatatttttcacAATTGTAACTTCTTTGGACAAGTTTTCAAACAGCTGAAAAGGGCTTTGAAAATGGGTTTGAAATGATCGTAGATTTCAGGCCAgagtagggttagggttagaagaaCAGTTAAATGTTGAAGCTATGCTTATAATTGCGCTTTAAATAAAAGTATAAGAGTTTAAACAGGAGAATAGGTTATCATACAACGGTCACTGTGCTCACAGTATCAGTGTAcaactttaaatgtatttttcctatACCACTGTTTCCATCACTGTGGTTCAGCAATTTGAAGGCTCTAAAATTGAACTGATTTGAGGTACAGTTAGAAGTTCATGTTTTAGGAGCTCCTGCAGTTAAGGATATTGTTCCTGTTAGAACAGCTGGAGTGGCTATTTTCTGTCTAGTTCAGCTTGGtttgattactgacatttgtgtGCCCCTAGGTGGTGGGATTTGACAGTGTGGACGACGAATCCAAACCAGAGCATCACATCTTCAACCTGGACAGCCCACTGCCAGCCAACTGGACAGAGGAGGACAACCCCCCCTACTCCTACTACCTCTACTACATGTACGCCAATATGGCTGTGCTGAACCACCTGCGCAGGTACAGCCCCTCTTTGTCACTGTGCTGCCTTGGGACGGTCAAGGGGATAGCAGGGTAGTAGGTATAGCAAGGTGtcctaatgcattttttttgaaGTTCAGAGAATCCAGGAGGCCACAGgattacattaattttattcAAGCGTACTGTGCATTTGCAGGAAGTTCCAAATTAGTTAGAGTGTTGTTTTGAGAACTTCCTTTCATACTCCAAGCCCTTTCATGCCAGGATATGTTTGCCTCCAGTTCCTCTGAGAGGTTTGAAAGCAGCAAGTTGATCTCGTGTTTTGATGCGCCTTTCCTTTCCTGGGTCTCTTTTGCAGGAGGCGGGGCTTTCAAACATTTGTGCTCCGCCCCCACTGTGGGGAGGCAGGGCCAATCCACCACCTGGTGTCGGGCTTCATGCTGTCAGAGAACATCTCTCATGGGCTGCTCCTGCGCAAGGTGGGCCCCGTCCTGCCTGCTTCAAGGGCGCTTCTGATACGGGACTAGCAGGTGTACTCCTGCAATGTCCCTACTGAAGTTGtcagaaatagtttttttaacagGAAGTACTTAATAACACTTTGTTCGCTGAATGTCGGGGGGTGTGGTTGAGGTGGGGCAGGATATAGTTGTTTTCGCAGTTTCAGGCTGTTTCTCTGCTCTTCCAGGCACCTGTGCTGCAGTATCTCTACTACCTGGCCCAGATTGGAATCGCCATGTCGCCGCTTAGCAACAACAGCCTGTTCCTCAGTTACCATAGAAACCCACTCCCAGAGTACCTGTCCCGCGGACTGATAGTCTCCCTGTCGACTGATGACCCCTTGCAGTTCCACTTCACCAAGGTCAGCCCTCTCCCCATCTATTTCAAACCTGGATCCCACACTTACAAACAGAGTAAGACAGCTCTGTACGCACAAGTGTTCTACTCCGACTGCTGTAAACTAGTCGGAAGATCTTTAACATGCACTGGAATGGCAGAGGTGTGCAGGTGGTCAAGAGAAGGACCCACAGGGCTGTGACTGACCTGTCTTCCACAAGTGGAAGTGGATTTTAAACCAAGACAGGAGTCACTAGACTGGTGGGAGGGTGGAACAAATTTCCCAGCCGTGTCGCTGAAGCCGATATCCTgagttctttcaagaaacggctggacGAGATCCTGGGAGCAGTGAGCTAGTGACTACCAAAAGGACTAGGACCCAGTGGCCTCCTCTGGTTTGTAACGGTTgttctgtctgcctgcctgtctctgtGTGCAGGAGCCTCTCATGGAGGAGTACAGTATTGCAGCCCAGGTGTGGAAGCTGAGCTCCTGCGACATGTGTGAGCTGTCCAGGAACAGCGTGCTGATGAGCGGGTTCTCGCACAAGGTGAGGGTCTGTTCCacgccctgtgtgtgtgtgaggagtgtggaTGTGCGCTGGCCGCTATCAACACTGTAATAAAGACTCAGGCACCACGTTGCACATCAGCCTGCTGACACCTGTCACTCTGCCACATCCTGATGAACCAGGTGGATCTTTACAGGCAAGTGCTGCATCCGGTTTCCCATGTTTTGGTATTCAGAAAGGTTTGGGATTTTTGCTGGCTCTGTacaaatttaacttttttttatagaCTCTGTGGTCCTTGGGG from the Lepisosteus oculatus isolate fLepOcu1 chromosome 5, fLepOcu1.hap2, whole genome shotgun sequence genome contains:
- the ampd2b gene encoding AMP deaminase 2 isoform X5; translation: MDGKYKEIAEELFSRSLAESEMRSAPYEFPEDSPIEQLEERRHRLERQISQDVKLEPEILLRAKQDFMKIDSAADLEYLKEQNEVVIDHITKERELLAEREYQRVAISGEEQCGVPFTDLLDAAKCVVKALFIREKYVMLSMQSFCKTTARYLQELGEKPLDLRVYDEIPEIPVAADAPVHPPVSDTHPYENLDIRNMPPDMGFSCQMVNGVVHIYTKTSPMDKNTELDLPYPDLQEYIADMNFLMALIINGPVKSFCYRRLQYLSSKFQMHILLNEMKELAAQKKVPHRDFYNIRKVDTHIHASSCMNQKHLLRFIKRAMKKYPGEIVHVEKGKGQTLMEVFETMNLTAYDLSVDTLDMHADRNTFHRFDKFNAKYNPIGESILREIFIKTDNHVEGKYFGHIIKEVMADLEESKYQNVELRLSIYGRSRDEWDKLAQWAVKYKVYSDNVRWLVQVPRLFDVYHTKKQLANFQEMLENIFLPLFEVTVNPRSHPELHLFLQHVVGFDSVDDESKPEHHIFNLDSPLPANWTEEDNPPYSYYLYYMYANMAVLNHLRRRRGFQTFVLRPHCGEAGPIHHLVSGFMLSENISHGLLLRKAPVLQYLYYLAQIGIAMSPLSNNSLFLSYHRNPLPEYLSRGLIVSLSTDDPLQFHFTKEPLMEEYSIAAQVWKLSSCDMCELSRNSVLMSGFSHKVKSYWLGPSYVKEGPEGNDIRRTNVPDIRVAYRYETLCEELNLITQAVRTEELDTIEEEDSLSMAPVPGAR
- the ampd2b gene encoding AMP deaminase 2 isoform X2, with amino-acid sequence MPAAAAALARIGSARLGLWLPGKPNRLWPSGARQSRGLSCEPPLPRSAVKSDGEGRSLPPSSRSRGFSTSRGPSCTYSPLCSKSPFRIGIPPGAVTAAALSSPLIPRRAFCSSDSPSPGSRRKRGSKMSSNPIPIKQKPKSPFRKRASLQNAISPDLRGVSGSYPLTSQRSLPGTPISLKHFPIDLRTSMDGKYKEIAEELFSRSLAESEMRSAPYEFPEDSPIEQLEERRHRLERQISQDVKYLKEQNEVVIDHITKERELLAEREYQRVAISGEEQCGVPFTDLLDAAKCVVKALFIREKYVMLSMQSFCKTTARYLQELGEKPLDLRVYDEIPEIPVAADAPVHPPVSDTHPYENLDIRNMPPDMGFSCQMVNGVVHIYTKTSPMDKNTELDLPYPDLQEYIADMNFLMALIINGPVKSFCYRRLQYLSSKFQMHILLNEMKELAAQKKVPHRDFYNIRKVDTHIHASSCMNQKHLLRFIKRAMKKYPGEIVHVEKGKGQTLMEVFETMNLTAYDLSVDTLDMHADRNTFHRFDKFNAKYNPIGESILREIFIKTDNHVEGKYFGHIIKEVMADLEESKYQNVELRLSIYGRSRDEWDKLAQWAVKYKVYSDNVRWLVQVPRLFDVYHTKKQLANFQEMLENIFLPLFEVTVNPRSHPELHLFLQHVVGFDSVDDESKPEHHIFNLDSPLPANWTEEDNPPYSYYLYYMYANMAVLNHLRRRRGFQTFVLRPHCGEAGPIHHLVSGFMLSENISHGLLLRKAPVLQYLYYLAQIGIAMSPLSNNSLFLSYHRNPLPEYLSRGLIVSLSTDDPLQFHFTKEPLMEEYSIAAQVWKLSSCDMCELSRNSVLMSGFSHKVKSYWLGPSYVKEGPEGNDIRRTNVPDIRVAYRYETLCEELNLITQAVRTEELDTIEEEDSLSMAPVPGAR
- the ampd2b gene encoding AMP deaminase 2 isoform X3; amino-acid sequence: MSSNPIPIKQKPKSPFRKRASLQNAISPDLRGVSGSYPLTSQRSLPGTPISLKHFPIDLRTSMDGKYKEIAEELFSRSLAESEMRSAPYEFPEDSPIEQLEERRHRLERQISQDVKLEPEILLRAKQDFMKIDSAADLEYLKEQNEVVIDHITKERELLAEREYQRVAISGEEQCGVPFTDLLDAAKCVVKALFIREKYVMLSMQSFCKTTARYLQELGEKPLDLRVYDEIPEIPVAADAPVHPPVSDTHPYENLDIRNMPPDMGFSCQMVNGVVHIYTKTSPMDKNTELDLPYPDLQEYIADMNFLMALIINGPVKSFCYRRLQYLSSKFQMHILLNEMKELAAQKKVPHRDFYNIRKVDTHIHASSCMNQKHLLRFIKRAMKKYPGEIVHVEKGKGQTLMEVFETMNLTAYDLSVDTLDMHADRNTFHRFDKFNAKYNPIGESILREIFIKTDNHVEGKYFGHIIKEVMADLEESKYQNVELRLSIYGRSRDEWDKLAQWAVKYKVYSDNVRWLVQVPRLFDVYHTKKQLANFQEMLENIFLPLFEVTVNPRSHPELHLFLQHVVGFDSVDDESKPEHHIFNLDSPLPANWTEEDNPPYSYYLYYMYANMAVLNHLRRRRGFQTFVLRPHCGEAGPIHHLVSGFMLSENISHGLLLRKAPVLQYLYYLAQIGIAMSPLSNNSLFLSYHRNPLPEYLSRGLIVSLSTDDPLQFHFTKEPLMEEYSIAAQVWKLSSCDMCELSRNSVLMSGFSHKVKSYWLGPSYVKEGPEGNDIRRTNVPDIRVAYRYETLCEELNLITQAVRTEELDTIEEEDSLSMAPVPGAR
- the ampd2b gene encoding AMP deaminase 2 isoform X4; its protein translation is MADLRGVSGSYPLTSQRSLPGTPISLKHFPIDLRTSMDGKYKEIAEELFSRSLAESEMRSAPYEFPEDSPIEQLEERRHRLERQISQDVKLEPEILLRAKQDFMKIDSAADLEYLKEQNEVVIDHITKERELLAEREYQRVAISGEEQCGVPFTDLLDAAKCVVKALFIREKYVMLSMQSFCKTTARYLQELGEKPLDLRVYDEIPEIPVAADAPVHPPVSDTHPYENLDIRNMPPDMGFSCQMVNGVVHIYTKTSPMDKNTELDLPYPDLQEYIADMNFLMALIINGPVKSFCYRRLQYLSSKFQMHILLNEMKELAAQKKVPHRDFYNIRKVDTHIHASSCMNQKHLLRFIKRAMKKYPGEIVHVEKGKGQTLMEVFETMNLTAYDLSVDTLDMHADRNTFHRFDKFNAKYNPIGESILREIFIKTDNHVEGKYFGHIIKEVMADLEESKYQNVELRLSIYGRSRDEWDKLAQWAVKYKVYSDNVRWLVQVPRLFDVYHTKKQLANFQEMLENIFLPLFEVTVNPRSHPELHLFLQHVVGFDSVDDESKPEHHIFNLDSPLPANWTEEDNPPYSYYLYYMYANMAVLNHLRRRRGFQTFVLRPHCGEAGPIHHLVSGFMLSENISHGLLLRKAPVLQYLYYLAQIGIAMSPLSNNSLFLSYHRNPLPEYLSRGLIVSLSTDDPLQFHFTKEPLMEEYSIAAQVWKLSSCDMCELSRNSVLMSGFSHKVKSYWLGPSYVKEGPEGNDIRRTNVPDIRVAYRYETLCEELNLITQAVRTEELDTIEEEDSLSMAPVPGAR
- the ampd2b gene encoding AMP deaminase 2 isoform X1, translated to MPAAAAALARIGSARLGLWLPGKPNRLWPSGARQSRGLSCEPPLPRSAVKSDGEGRSLPPSSRSRGFSTSRGPSCTYSPLCSKSPFRIGIPPGAVTAAALSSPLIPRRAFCSSDSPSPGSRRKRGSKMSSNPIPIKQKPKSPFRKRASLQNAISPDLRGVSGSYPLTSQRSLPGTPISLKHFPIDLRTSMDGKYKEIAEELFSRSLAESEMRSAPYEFPEDSPIEQLEERRHRLERQISQDVKLEPEILLRAKQDFMKIDSAADLEYLKEQNEVVIDHITKERELLAEREYQRVAISGEEQCGVPFTDLLDAAKCVVKALFIREKYVMLSMQSFCKTTARYLQELGEKPLDLRVYDEIPEIPVAADAPVHPPVSDTHPYENLDIRNMPPDMGFSCQMVNGVVHIYTKTSPMDKNTELDLPYPDLQEYIADMNFLMALIINGPVKSFCYRRLQYLSSKFQMHILLNEMKELAAQKKVPHRDFYNIRKVDTHIHASSCMNQKHLLRFIKRAMKKYPGEIVHVEKGKGQTLMEVFETMNLTAYDLSVDTLDMHADRNTFHRFDKFNAKYNPIGESILREIFIKTDNHVEGKYFGHIIKEVMADLEESKYQNVELRLSIYGRSRDEWDKLAQWAVKYKVYSDNVRWLVQVPRLFDVYHTKKQLANFQEMLENIFLPLFEVTVNPRSHPELHLFLQHVVGFDSVDDESKPEHHIFNLDSPLPANWTEEDNPPYSYYLYYMYANMAVLNHLRRRRGFQTFVLRPHCGEAGPIHHLVSGFMLSENISHGLLLRKAPVLQYLYYLAQIGIAMSPLSNNSLFLSYHRNPLPEYLSRGLIVSLSTDDPLQFHFTKEPLMEEYSIAAQVWKLSSCDMCELSRNSVLMSGFSHKVKSYWLGPSYVKEGPEGNDIRRTNVPDIRVAYRYETLCEELNLITQAVRTEELDTIEEEDSLSMAPVPGAR